A single genomic interval of Streptomyces sp. 1222.5 harbors:
- a CDS encoding FadR/GntR family transcriptional regulator, producing MPLSHPRRSALSEQVIAALRHQITSGEWPVGSRIPTEPELVEQLGVARNTVREAVRALAHNGLLDIRQGSGTYVVATSELAGVMHRRFADADPRHIAELRSTLESAAAKLAAERRTEKDLKQLDALLARREEAWETGEAEAFVTADATFHLAVVAASHNDAMTAMYADLGEVLRDWLRADVGAELTPETHMDHTRLVDAIRTRDAEAAAVEAASYPFLCRPDRFSGPSGG from the coding sequence ATGCCCCTGAGCCACCCGCGCCGTTCGGCGCTGTCCGAGCAGGTCATCGCCGCGCTGCGCCACCAGATCACCTCCGGCGAGTGGCCGGTCGGCTCGCGCATCCCGACCGAGCCGGAGCTGGTCGAGCAGCTCGGAGTGGCCCGCAACACGGTCCGCGAGGCGGTCCGCGCGCTCGCGCACAACGGACTGCTGGACATCCGGCAGGGCTCGGGAACCTATGTGGTGGCGACGAGCGAGCTGGCCGGGGTGATGCACCGGCGCTTCGCCGACGCCGACCCCCGGCACATCGCCGAGCTGCGCTCCACGCTGGAGTCGGCCGCGGCGAAGCTGGCCGCCGAGCGGCGCACCGAGAAGGACCTCAAGCAGCTGGACGCGCTCCTCGCGCGGCGCGAGGAGGCGTGGGAGACGGGCGAGGCGGAGGCATTCGTGACCGCCGACGCCACGTTCCACCTGGCCGTCGTGGCCGCGTCCCACAACGACGCCATGACCGCCATGTACGCCGACCTGGGCGAGGTGCTGCGCGACTGGCTGCGCGCGGACGTCGGCGCGGAGCTCACCCCGGAGACGCACATGGACCACACCCGGCTGGTGGACGCGATCCGCACCCGGGACGCCGAGGCGGCGGCGGTGGAGGCCGCCAGCTACCCCTTCCTGTGCCGTCCGGACAGGTTCAGCGGACCTTCTGGTGGCTGA
- a CDS encoding MFS transporter: MMDLMASEKFRTVDTRTAMSPTERGTDAVAGTEETNPGAGRTRAWATRLVVAGILLSALNLRPAITSLGALLEEVRDDLGMSGSVAGLLTSVPPLCFAVFGVTAPRLARRFGPAAVICAGMAAIAAGLLIRPYVGGTAGFLAASALALMGIAVSNVLMPVVVKRWFPDRVGSMTGLYSMALALGTSLAAAVTVPLTGALGGSWRSGLAVWAALAAAAVLPWLPLVRDRGTAPAPSRQQTAGTAEQHAPLRMARSRTAWALAVFFGLQATAAYITMGWMPQIFRDAGVPAGTAGVLLAVTMVMGVPLAFVIPRVATRLPHQGPIALVLGACGLAGYAGLYFAPAAGAWAWALLLGVSNCAFPLALTMVGMRARSGPGVAQLSAFAQSTGYLISIPGPLLVGVLYQRSGGWGLPIALMAALMVPQMVMGVLAGRNRTVEEEAAVR, encoded by the coding sequence ATGATGGACCTCATGGCTAGTGAGAAGTTCCGGACAGTGGACACCCGTACGGCGATGTCACCCACCGAACGCGGTACGGACGCCGTTGCGGGCACCGAGGAGACGAACCCCGGCGCGGGCCGTACGCGCGCGTGGGCGACCCGGCTGGTCGTCGCCGGCATCCTGCTGTCCGCCCTGAACCTCCGTCCGGCCATCACGAGCCTCGGCGCCCTCCTGGAGGAGGTGCGCGACGATCTCGGCATGAGCGGCAGCGTGGCCGGGCTGCTCACCTCCGTGCCCCCGTTGTGCTTCGCCGTCTTCGGGGTCACCGCGCCCCGGCTGGCCCGCCGCTTCGGACCGGCCGCGGTGATCTGCGCCGGCATGGCCGCCATCGCCGCGGGCCTGCTGATACGCCCCTACGTCGGCGGCACCGCCGGCTTCCTGGCCGCCAGCGCGCTCGCCCTCATGGGGATCGCCGTCAGCAACGTCCTGATGCCGGTCGTCGTCAAGCGCTGGTTCCCCGACCGGGTCGGCTCCATGACCGGCCTGTACTCGATGGCCCTCGCCCTCGGCACGTCCCTCGCGGCCGCGGTGACCGTCCCGCTGACCGGCGCCCTGGGCGGCAGCTGGCGGTCCGGCCTCGCCGTCTGGGCGGCTCTCGCCGCGGCCGCCGTGCTGCCCTGGCTGCCGCTCGTGAGGGACCGCGGCACCGCGCCCGCCCCGTCCCGGCAGCAGACGGCCGGGACGGCTGAGCAGCACGCCCCGCTGCGGATGGCCCGCAGCCGCACCGCCTGGGCGCTCGCCGTCTTCTTCGGCCTCCAGGCAACCGCGGCCTACATCACCATGGGCTGGATGCCGCAGATCTTCCGCGACGCCGGGGTCCCGGCGGGCACCGCGGGCGTCCTCCTCGCCGTCACCATGGTGATGGGTGTGCCGCTGGCCTTCGTCATCCCGCGCGTCGCCACGCGGCTGCCCCACCAGGGGCCGATCGCGCTGGTCCTGGGCGCCTGCGGGCTCGCCGGATACGCCGGTCTGTACTTCGCGCCGGCCGCCGGCGCCTGGGCCTGGGCCCTGCTGCTCGGCGTCTCCAACTGCGCCTTCCCGCTCGCGCTGACGATGGTCGGCATGCGGGCCCGCAGCGGACCCGGCGTGGCCCAGCTGTCCGCGTTCGCGCAGAGCACCGGCTACCTGATCTCCATCCCCGGCCCGCTGCTGGTCGGCGTGCTCTACCAGCGGAGCGGCGGCTGGGGACTGCCGATCGCCCTGATGGCGGCCCTCATGGTGCCCCAGATGGTCATGGGCGTCCTGGCGGGCCGCAACCGCACGGTCGAGGAGGAAGCGGCGGTGCGCTGA
- a CDS encoding SGM_5486 family transporter-associated protein: MQPVLDPNPKDGQKKMLLVFGSFLAIFVIIAVIATIASP; this comes from the coding sequence ATGCAGCCTGTGCTCGACCCGAACCCGAAGGACGGCCAGAAGAAGATGCTGCTCGTCTTCGGCTCGTTCCTCGCCATCTTCGTGATCATCGCCGTCATCGCGACCATCGCGTCACCCTGA
- a CDS encoding histidine phosphatase family protein, protein MSAAEPRRIALFRHAKADWPQVSDHERPLAERGRMDAAVAGRKLADTAITFDLALCSTAVRTRETWKLAVHELSHRPKTIYEERVYEASPGELIAVLNEIPDDVRNVIMIGHNPGIHGLADILSGAAEGDARDRMNRRGFPAAGFALLSYDGPWKSLEPAVATLTEYWAPSE, encoded by the coding sequence ATGAGCGCCGCAGAACCCCGCAGGATCGCCCTCTTCCGGCATGCGAAAGCAGACTGGCCCCAGGTGTCCGACCATGAGCGCCCGCTCGCCGAGCGCGGCCGCATGGATGCCGCGGTCGCCGGACGGAAGCTGGCCGACACCGCCATCACCTTCGACCTGGCCCTGTGCTCCACCGCGGTCCGGACCCGCGAGACCTGGAAGCTCGCCGTCCACGAACTGTCGCACCGGCCGAAAACCATCTACGAGGAGCGGGTCTACGAGGCCTCGCCCGGTGAGCTGATCGCCGTGCTCAACGAGATCCCGGACGACGTGCGGAACGTGATCATGATCGGTCACAACCCCGGCATCCACGGCCTGGCCGACATCCTGTCCGGCGCCGCGGAGGGAGATGCCCGCGACCGGATGAACCGCCGCGGCTTCCCCGCCGCCGGCTTCGCGCTGCTCTCCTACGACGGCCCCTGGAAGAGCCTCGAGCCCGCCGTCGCCACGCTGACGGAGTACTGGGCGCCCTCGGAGTGA